In Panacibacter ginsenosidivorans, the following proteins share a genomic window:
- a CDS encoding pyridoxal phosphate-dependent decarboxylase family protein — MSILYIHTLNSSSTPLQPYDMTDHRRASIEMDKAEFKKIGYQLIDSIADFIDSIPEKKVTTGEPPKALQAILGNDTLPENGTPAETIFAKASELLFNHSLLNGHPKFFGYITSSAAPVGALADLLAAAVNPNVGANILSPMATEIEKQTVKWLAEFIGVPSSYGGILVSGGNMANFTAFLAARTVKAPKSIKENGISMDAQKLLVYCAKSTHTWIEKAAVLFGIGTKAIRWIETGADNRMNIEVLAQTISDDKKAGYKPIIVVGNAGDVSTGVVDDMKAIAAVCKKYDLWFHIDGAYGIPAAVIPGLKDLFAGIEEADSIALDPHKWLYSPLEAGCTLVKDPNHLIETYSSHPVYYNFSSDEPSTQNYYEYGLQNSRGFRALKVWIALQQVGRSGYEKMIGDDIALSKLLFDLANDHPELEAVTQNLSITTLRYIPSKDIEEMYLNKLNEALVNKLQQDGEVFLSNAVVNDKYCLRCCIVNFRTSKKDIEEVIEILVREGRKMHNELQEQTVLK, encoded by the coding sequence ATGAGTATTTTATATATTCATACACTTAACAGTAGCTCAACACCACTACAACCTTATGATATGACAGACCACCGCCGGGCTTCCATTGAAATGGACAAAGCTGAATTTAAAAAGATCGGGTACCAGCTAATAGATTCTATTGCAGACTTTATAGACAGCATTCCGGAAAAAAAGGTAACAACAGGAGAGCCGCCAAAAGCATTACAGGCAATACTTGGTAATGACACGTTACCAGAGAATGGAACACCTGCTGAAACAATATTTGCCAAGGCGTCAGAACTGTTGTTTAATCATTCACTATTGAATGGCCATCCTAAATTCTTTGGATATATTACTTCCTCTGCAGCACCTGTTGGCGCACTGGCGGACCTGTTAGCGGCTGCGGTAAACCCAAATGTGGGAGCTAATATTTTAAGCCCAATGGCGACAGAGATCGAAAAGCAAACAGTAAAATGGCTGGCTGAATTTATAGGTGTCCCATCATCGTATGGGGGTATTTTGGTGAGCGGTGGTAATATGGCAAACTTCACGGCTTTTTTAGCGGCAAGAACGGTTAAAGCGCCTAAATCAATTAAGGAAAATGGCATATCCATGGATGCACAAAAGCTGCTTGTCTATTGCGCAAAGAGCACACATACATGGATAGAGAAAGCGGCTGTTTTATTTGGTATTGGTACTAAGGCTATACGTTGGATAGAAACCGGTGCAGACAATAGAATGAACATTGAAGTGCTGGCGCAAACTATAAGCGACGATAAAAAAGCAGGATACAAACCCATTATAGTAGTTGGTAATGCCGGAGATGTAAGTACAGGTGTAGTAGATGATATGAAAGCCATTGCTGCTGTTTGTAAAAAGTATGACCTGTGGTTTCACATAGATGGTGCTTATGGCATACCCGCTGCTGTTATTCCTGGTCTTAAAGATCTGTTCGCAGGAATTGAGGAAGCAGATTCTATTGCGCTTGATCCGCATAAATGGTTGTATAGCCCGCTGGAAGCGGGTTGTACGTTGGTAAAAGATCCCAATCATTTAATTGAAACATATAGTTCGCATCCGGTGTATTATAATTTCAGCAGTGATGAACCTTCTACACAGAACTATTATGAATATGGGCTACAGAATTCACGTGGCTTCAGGGCATTAAAAGTCTGGATAGCATTACAACAGGTTGGCAGAAGTGGGTATGAAAAAATGATCGGCGATGATATAGCGCTTTCTAAATTGTTGTTTGATCTTGCCAATGATCATCCTGAACTGGAAGCTGTAACGCAAAACCTGAGCATTACAACATTGAGGTATATACCATCGAAAGATATTGAGGAGATGTATCTCAATAAATTAAATGAAGCATTGGTGAACAAACTTCAGCAAGACGGTGAAGTGTTTTTATCCAATGCTGTTGTAAACGACAAATATTGTTTAAGGTGTTGCATTGTAAATTTCCGCACTTCAAAAAAAGATATTGAAGAAGTGATAGAGATATTAGTAAGAGAAGGAAGAAAAATGCATAACGAGCTACAAGAACAAACTGTATTGAAATGA
- a CDS encoding class I fructose-bisphosphate aldolase, which produces MTYENIVALIGKENEPLLTHACTTVTKDQLHLPSPDFTDKIFLPSNRTVQTLRNISALFHNGRLSGTGYLSILPVDQGIEHSAGASFAPNPLYFDPENIVRLAIEGGCNAVATTFGGLAMVARKYAHKIPFIVKINHNELLTYPNRHDQVMFGSVKDVWDLGAAAVGATIYFGSQESTRQIGEVSAAFEEAHNLGMATILWCYLRNNAFKQDKADYHVSADLTGQANHLGATIQADFIKQKLPENNGGFKALNMGSSSYGKLDERMYTQLAADNPIDLCRYQVLNCYMGRAGLINSGGASSGASDLKQAAITAIINKRAGGMGLISGRKAFQRPFKEGVELLNTIQDIYLEKKIDIA; this is translated from the coding sequence ATGACTTATGAAAATATCGTTGCCCTTATTGGCAAGGAAAATGAACCGCTTTTAACGCATGCCTGCACAACAGTAACAAAAGATCAGTTACATCTTCCATCACCGGATTTCACCGATAAGATTTTTCTTCCATCTAACAGAACGGTTCAAACGCTTCGCAATATTTCCGCGCTGTTCCACAACGGGAGACTCTCCGGCACCGGCTATTTATCTATCCTGCCTGTTGACCAGGGAATCGAACATAGTGCGGGTGCATCCTTTGCACCCAATCCGCTTTACTTTGATCCGGAAAATATTGTTAGGCTTGCAATAGAAGGCGGCTGCAATGCAGTGGCAACAACATTTGGCGGCTTAGCGATGGTAGCAAGAAAATATGCACATAAAATTCCTTTCATTGTAAAGATCAATCACAATGAACTCCTCACTTATCCAAACAGGCATGACCAGGTAATGTTTGGTTCTGTAAAAGATGTGTGGGATCTTGGTGCTGCTGCCGTGGGTGCGACTATTTATTTTGGTTCGCAGGAATCAACAAGACAAATTGGTGAAGTATCTGCGGCATTCGAAGAAGCGCATAACCTGGGCATGGCAACGATTTTATGGTGCTATTTACGCAACAATGCTTTTAAACAAGACAAAGCGGATTATCATGTTTCAGCAGATCTTACAGGCCAGGCAAATCATCTTGGCGCAACAATCCAGGCTGATTTTATTAAACAAAAGCTTCCCGAAAACAATGGTGGATTTAAAGCACTCAACATGGGTAGCAGCAGCTATGGCAAACTGGATGAACGCATGTACACACAATTAGCTGCTGATAACCCGATAGATCTCTGTCGTTACCAGGTATTAAATTGTTATATGGGCAGGGCTGGATTGATCAACTCCGGTGGTGCTTCTTCAGGTGCTTCAGATCTAAAGCAAGCCGCCATCACTGCCATTATAAATAAACGTGCAGGAGGCATGGGTTTGATTTCCGGGCGAAAGGCTTTTCAACGCCCATTTAAAGAAGGTGTTGAACTGCTGAATACCATACAGGATATTTACCTTGAGAAAAAAATTGATATCGCTTAA
- a CDS encoding MBL fold metallo-hydrolase — MFSKQTVAVHVKGMPVKVHLVSTGAVSVKTKFRDATKTGMLAMLDFMLDKTFTEWMPIWVMIIEHPEGFFVIDTGENANVNDKNYFKSSGFFANWFDTTQFKFIVNKEEEIGPQLNDLQIPIEKIKAVVLTHLHLDHIDGLKYFPSTEIIVNKYEHDKPFGDLPKLYPSWFAPTLIELNQQYEAFDKAFYLTKAKDLLMVHTPGHTYGHCSIVFNTDEGCIFFGADICYSQQQLINEKYSGTNASHKLAQKTYAAVTAFAKEHKTIFIPSHEAAAAERLKTLTPVF; from the coding sequence ATGTTTAGCAAACAAACAGTAGCAGTTCATGTAAAAGGCATGCCTGTAAAAGTTCATCTCGTATCAACTGGTGCGGTGTCTGTAAAAACCAAATTCCGCGATGCCACTAAAACAGGCATGCTGGCAATGCTTGATTTTATGCTCGACAAAACATTTACAGAATGGATGCCGATATGGGTAATGATCATTGAACATCCTGAAGGTTTTTTTGTAATTGATACCGGCGAAAATGCAAACGTGAATGATAAAAATTATTTTAAAAGCTCTGGTTTTTTTGCCAACTGGTTCGACACTACTCAATTTAAATTCATTGTAAATAAAGAAGAAGAAATTGGTCCGCAATTAAACGATCTCCAAATCCCCATTGAAAAAATAAAAGCTGTTGTGTTAACACATCTTCACCTTGATCATATTGACGGACTGAAATATTTTCCATCCACAGAAATTATTGTAAACAAATACGAGCATGATAAACCTTTTGGTGATCTTCCAAAACTTTATCCCTCATGGTTTGCACCCACCCTGATTGAGTTGAATCAACAATACGAGGCTTTTGATAAAGCCTTTTATCTTACAAAAGCTAAAGATCTTTTAATGGTACATACACCCGGGCATACTTATGGGCATTGCTCGATTGTATTCAATACAGATGAAGGCTGTATATTTTTTGGTGCAGATATTTGCTACTCTCAACAGCAACTGATCAATGAAAAATATTCCGGTACAAATGCCAGCCATAAGCTTGCACAAAAAACATACGCAGCAGTAACTGCGTTTGCAAAAGAACACAAAACTATATTCATCCCTTCCCACGAAGCTGCAGCAGCAGAGAGGTTAAAAACACTTACACCTGTATTTTAA
- a CDS encoding SgcJ/EcaC family oxidoreductase, translating into MTKKTGRTEQAINAVLERFTEAWNTHDAKAYANLFAVNADFTNVFGQTFHGRVAIEAQHAPIFATIFKDSRITSMKPTVRLIDQIFAAVDVTWTMSGAIDMIGNSWGDRKGLMNLVMKFDNDEWFILIMHNMDLPVISAN; encoded by the coding sequence ATGACAAAGAAAACAGGAAGAACAGAACAAGCAATTAACGCAGTGCTTGAAAGATTCACAGAAGCATGGAACACGCATGATGCAAAAGCATATGCAAACCTATTTGCAGTAAATGCGGATTTTACAAATGTATTTGGACAAACCTTTCATGGAAGGGTAGCAATTGAAGCACAGCACGCACCAATATTTGCCACCATTTTTAAAGACAGTCGCATTACTTCTATGAAGCCAACAGTAAGACTGATTGACCAGATTTTTGCAGCAGTTGATGTTACATGGACAATGAGTGGTGCAATTGATATGATTGGTAATTCATGGGGAGACAGAAAAGGATTAATGAACCTGGTAATGAAATTTGATAACGACGAGTGGTTCATCCTTATCATGCATAATATGGATCTGCCTGTTATTTCTGCAAACTAA